gagggtcattaagGAGGGCCCTTGGGAGGAAGGAGGGGATGCAGACAATATGTGGATGAAGATGGCGACATGTATTCGTAAGGTGGCCTCAGAGGAGTTAGGAGTGTCCAAGGGAAGTAGAAGCGAAGTTAGGGATACCTGCTGGTGGAACACTGATGTTCAGAAGGCTATTAAGGAGAATAAAGATTGTTTCAGACGCCTGTACCTGGATAGGAGTGCATACACCATGGAGAAGTACAAGATAACAAAGAAGGCCGCAAAGTGAGCTGTGAGTGAAGCAAGgggtcagctttgagcccttatctatttgatttggtgatggatgaggtcacaagggatatacaagaagatatctcatggtgtatgctctttgcggatgatgtggtcGTAATCGATAATAGTCGAACGGGGTCAATAGGAAGTTAGAACTATGGAGACAAACCTTGGAGTCGAAAGGTTTTAGacttagtagaactaaaactgagTACATGATGTGCGGTTTTAGTactactaggcacgaggaggaggaggttagcCTGGATGGGCAGGTGATGCCTCAGAAGGACACCTTTCGATACTTGGGGTCAATCCTGCACAAGGATGGGGATATTGATGAAGATGTGAACCACCGGATCAAAGCCGGATTGATGAAGTGGTGCCAAGCTTCTGGCATTCTTTGCGATaagagtgccacaaaagctaaaaggcaagTTCTATAGGACGGTGGTTCGACCCGCAATGTTGTATGGCGCTGAGTGTTGGCCGACTAAAAGACGACATGTTCAACCGTTAGGTGTGGCGGAGATacgcatgttgagatggatgtGTGGCCACACGAGGAAGGACCGAGTTCGGGATGATGATATACGAGatagagttggggtagcaccgattgcaGAGAAGCATGTCCAACATCGTCTAagatggtttggacatattcaacgcAGGCCTTCACAAGCTCCAATGCATAGTGGACGGCTAAAACGTGTTGATAATGTCAAAAGATAACGGGGTAGACCATACTTGACATGTCAAAACATTGCTCAAACTACCCACGTTCCCCTCGCTCCATGTAGAACGCACAGAACAAGCCAACTCAAAAAGGACGGAACAATAACGGACTGGCACCAAAACGGCATGGGCACCTGGGTTCTCGCATGAAGCGGATATACTACAAAGCACCACGTACACTGAAGTGGACTAAAACCGTAAAAAGCAAATGGAAGGTTACACTGGTCTGCATTGACCTCTGACGCTTCTCTGCGTGTGGTAATACAGATCAAACCAGTTCCGTCAACTGAGCTTAACTAAACCTATTTCTACGAGCTATAAATATTGCTTCCGCCTCTAGACAGATGTACACTGCACTTTTCCTCCTACGCCTGGTAATATGTACATTGAAATGCTTATATGGTTATCAAGTTTGCTCATTTGAAGGCGGAGTCTGACTTTGTTCGATCGGTTTCATGGTCTTTTCAGGAGGGCCACACAGACTGAGCACAACCTGAAATATTCATCAATTATAAGTTAGGCTGATAGCTCCTCACGGGAATATGTGGAGACGAGTAAGAGATGGCAGACAATTAAAATGCTAACCGGCAGGAAGATAAGCCCATGCAGAAAGCCAATGAGGACGAGCGCCAAGTACATTTGGAAGTAATATACCTGCAGTCATTTGGATTTAAAAGATGCTTCAAGCTAAATTCCAATCAGAAGAAAGCTAAGAATTGCAGTTTGAGGTGTACGTACCACAAAAACTTCAGATTTTGCAAACCGCAGGACAATAACTCCAACAAGCTTGGTCAAGGTAATTCCACTGAAAAAAAGACAGCATGTCAGACCAAGATAATGCAAATTATAAACATAACAACCAGCCAGGAAAGATGGGATAAAGCTGGAACTGGACTTCAGTAAGTTTATTTGCAACATTCTGAAACTTCCTTATGCTAAATGCACACCCAAATGAAACTGGAAGGGTGCTTACATATAACCCAAAGATCTCAAACAGTCGACGATAAGCTCCAAGCAATTTATTCAAATGCTATccctatttttattttttttcgataataGTATCGCTATTTCTTTATCAACGTAACATTGTCCCAACATATACAATAATGAGGCTGACCTGAATACAGAAGCACCCATTGTCGATAGAGCCTGTCTTGCACGATTTTCTCTATCCCCAATGCCTGTCTGTAAATTAGAAATGAATACAAGGGTTTAGACATGAATATGGAAAAGAACAGCCAATAAAAACATGAAGAAAATATATACTGAGAATTAGAAACACGTCAGAACTTTATTTCCATGGGTTCTCAATATTGGGACAAGTGGTTTTGGGTATCAGAAAAATTGGTTTGCCATTGTTGCTCCGGTGTCATGTAGACTGTACAGAGAACCAAACTACTTTCAACTTCAAAGTACATTGTAGATCAGTGGAAATAAGGGCTGAAAGTTTTAAGTGGTGGGAAGAACAAATTTCCAAGTTAATTAGTACAAGTGCACAACACACACAGTTCCTAAGAGGTTAGGAAGTCTAGGAGTGACCTGAACAGTGTGATACTTCTCCCTACTCAATATTTCAAATGCATAGTAACACTATCTTCAAGGAGTTTGGAGCAGAACTAGAGCCAACTCTTCCTAATAATCACAGAACTCAGCTAAACTGGAAGATTTGCAACTGGCATTTCCAAAAGTACAATGCACCTACCATAAAGGCATGTGTAATGTGAACACAGAATTCAACAGCAATTCCTATCGACATAACAAGGTTCACAATAGAAATTGCATTGAGCTGAATTCCAAGGACAGCCATTACTCCCTGCCAAAGGTTTGAAAGAAAATGTTATTAATAGATAATGAAATCACAAAAAAGTTATTTAACATTGAAAATTGGATTTCTAGAACTACTGtagaaaatgcataaaacctACAACAATCAGTATAATTGCTATGAATTTGGAAATACATATTAAAACTAGTATTTATATTGGACAGAAGAGGGTCAAACATACCATCAAATCCAAGACTATCATGGCCAGAACAATTAAAATGATTGTTGAAGCCCATAAACTGAAACCAATAGAGATAATGAATTATCACAATATACCAAACAATATACTGAAAAAGTTAGTGTGTAGTTTCTGAAAGATGTTGCTGACCTGCTGGTGACTACGAAGCAAACAATAAATACTGTACCTGTCAATGTTTGCGTAACAATGAACTGTGTCAGATGAAGGAACACTATGAATAAATAGACAATTACGTTAGTCGTGATTATTTTCTTCAATGGCTGTCATGATTATATTTGTTAGTTGAAGCTATGATTGGTAGGTGATCCCAGCACCGGATAGAGGTGAGTGTGGCCAGCTGCTGTGATTGTTGGGTGGGTAAAAAAAAGGTGATGTGCATAGAAAGAAGAAGACTAGGCGGGGAAATAGATGAAACTTATTGTAAGACCTTTGTTGAATGGAACGAAACCACTCCCTTATATAGATGTGTTACAGCTCTGACATAGGGTCCTATACAAGCAAACATTTCCTAATTCAAACTCATCCGATCACTCCTAATCACGCTCCTAATTCAAACTCTTACCCCTAACTTAGCTCAATCTGTCAGGAAAATAACTTATAGCATGGCTTATTGCCCATTGGCACCGCCGTCTATAGACCTAGCTCTACATAACAACATTCACCAGCTAGTTCTTAGGAACATATCAAAATAATCAAGCTAGTTTAGCAGGAAATGTCTATACTGTGCATTCATACTAGGAGAGAAAAGTATAATACTTCTCTCTGATACCCAAGCAAAATGTTCACACAGAAAATGAGATCCTATGATAACTGTATCATAAGAATATACACATAAATCTAACAAACTGTGAATGTTACAAGTAACTAACCAAGGCAAACACATATATTCATGATAGCTGTCTTCCATACGCTGAGATATTGCTCAAAAAATATATAGAACACAGAATATGGGAAGACTTCCATCTGCAtaaccaagatgtatttaagattGTTAGTAATATAATCAGGCCATAGCATCCAAGCAAAAGCTAAGAATAATCAGTATGAAATATAGAGCAGTTACTATGTCATAAACCTTCGACAAAAGTAAGAAATTCGCACAAACTTGCGTCTCTTTAAATAGCTATCGACTGTTAGTATTCATGTGGACGATATCACTCTGTTCCATCATGCAAGACGTTTTGGCAAACTGTTGCCAAAACATCTTACattatggaacagagggagtattcacTTAACTCTTAGTTGTTATACCTCTGTAGCAAGTTCTCCAACTTCTGTATATTTAAATTCAGTATGTTTTATAGGTACACTAACAAATTTAATATGATCTCCGTCTGAAATATGGTTGCATGTAAATTACCTGTAAATCCCTGGACATTTGAGAACTGAAGTCCCGAGCAGCTCTCATTGAGTTAACATAGTCAGCCTAGAAGAAGAAAATATCAATATTACTTGAATCTACCATGTTGGAAAGGAATATATTATGACAATTATGATGGGCTGCATGTTATCCGTCACCTGTTTATTAAGGGGAGTATGGTATGTGCGGAACGCCGAGGCTTGTATAGTGCCATTTTCATAGCCTGACAAATAAACGGGGTTGCCATACATTTAGTGGATGCTTAATGTTAGAATTTCAATCGATTAAAATGCAAGTATGTTTAGTGGATAATCATATTATATTTAATTTGATTAGAATGTATTCACGTTTATAAATATATGATATTTCTTTGGCATGTTATGTGGCATGATAATATGGTGCAGAGTTGGAGTACACTACAGACCACTGAGGTCCAAACTTGTAGAATAAGCTCCTTTCCCCCCCTTAGAGCAGTCACTTGATGGAAGTGCATCCAGGAACCATGGAAGTTTCTCTTTAAATTGTGTTGTAGATGGACGTCCATTGTGCAAGTCTGAATGCAGGAAACACTGAGACAAAAAGCATAATAAGTAGACTAGAAATATTTCACTTCTACTCTGTATGTATTAATGTGTGAACTGTGGCTGAAATATACTATTTACTCATTACACATAATAGGGCACAGAGTACGGAATGCAGCTATCTGAAATTTATTATATAAAGTAGTGGAGATCAAAATTCAAAGATAGTATTTACCGTTGTACAATTACTGCACGCTCCATTTGGATTGCATGAACCTGAATCTTTTTCACAGCAAGGAGGCTGCAACAAACAAATTCAAAGGTCACTTTGCAAAAATGCCAACATGCAACGAGATCATGTTTTCTTGGTCAGTAATCATATTACGAAATTCTTTCTGACAGAAGGAAATCTTCACTGCTTCCGACAAAAATTGGTTGGGTTTTCAGCCAGAACAAATGTTGTATGAATATGTTAAACTTCAAAAGATACAGGGAAAAATTCTGACCTGATCATCTGGAGGGCAATAATTTCCACTAACGAATTTTCGACAGCATCCAAATGCTTCAGGAGACATCCATACTAGGAAGTCATCAAGCCATGAAGCAGCAGGTTTTGCTATATAACTTGTCTCAGGAGATAAAGATTGTCTTGCTATCTGCATTGTAGCAACGACCATGCTAAATGGAGGGCAGTGTTATCAACAAACGATGAACTTTTACACATTCTTATCAAAATCGCATCAATCAAGTTGCATCGGGAGCCGATAGCTGCTATATAGTAAGGACACTCACCTTTGAAATGTATTGTGATACTAATTTGAGATAGAGAATTAATCATTTCATACAAAATATTACATGGGAAAAAATTTGCCAAGAGACAGAAACAATTTTATACCTCATTCAGAAGAGAGTTTGAATTACACTGGTTGATGGAACATATCTGATTAGTATTTTCCGATGCAGAGCTGGAAAACATTGTAGCACATCAAAAATCAAATTAATTATTTGAGTTAAGCATGCAACTGAGAAGAGCTCAAAAAAATTGCCTCTCACAAAAGGAAACACTGCGAGTCTGCGACTGTAACAGCTCATGCAGAAACATGAGAAACTTGGGTTTGATTACCAACTTTTATTATTATGCAGAACAATCTAAAAACAAGAATTGTAGTGCGTAAAGGGTAAGCGAGCACAACTATGCGTCAAGGAACATTCAACCATGCTGTTTTGTTTTCCAAAGTATAACATGTACAGGTGTTCAACAATGTTTCCTCAAACCGTTCAAAACCAGGAACTGTTCAGCTGCATATTTTTAGAACTAACGGGACAACCCAAATTGAGCAGAGACTATCACTGCGAGTGCAAATTTCGGCTGCCGATTTTCACGGGTTTGTACCAACCCTAATAACATCTTGTGTTTTCATCATTCTTTTCTTTAAAGCATAGATAAGAAATTGCAGAACAATGTTAGTATTGGTTACCTGTAATTGAAGTCCtttacaacaaaatacagtggagGTCCAACTTTCAAGTATTTCTCAAGGTCGTTAAAGTAACCCTGTAAATATTACAGTGAGCATGATCCTACAGGAAGGAAGACCCCTATGAAAAGGCAAGTGATAGTAAACCTGTAAATAAGAATCTCGTGGAAGAACAATTTGCTGCTCCAATCCTGGCTGCAATCTAGTTGACATTGCCTAATTAGGACAAAAGAAGCACCGTGAGTGAGCGATAAGATAGAATTTTTTCAGTAACACATAGATGCACTGACGTGCGCACGAAGTCGAATAAGAATGCAAGTAACTTGCAACTAGACAAGAACAAACACTACCCTACTGTAGTGAATCGCAGCTGATCCATATTGATGGTCAGAAAAAAATTATAAGAAATGCAGACAGAACACTAAGTTGATAATCGACCTTCCATCAGAAATTTTCAATCAAAAATATACTTGGCTTGTGCGTAGCAGAGTATAAACCATTTGGTGAAACTTGAGGAATATAAATAATCATGATGCTGTGCATGCAAAACATACGAACACTTACAATGCTTGCAAATGCAAATCCTACAAATACAGCAATCACAATAAACTTCACTGCCCGGTAACCAAGAATAGGCCCATGAACATCCTGCACGAAAACAAAACAATTATAAGTTGACAATGAAACTAACAGAAAATCTTGAGAAATTAAAACATGGTTAAACCATGAAAGTAAGAACAAGATTTGCTCAGGTAAAAAAGTTAAAATGTTTACCTTCATATACCGTGCAACCAAGTTAAGCCCCTGGTGGCCGTCATCTTAATTTTAGAAGACATTGAAAAGGGAAACCATTAAAGATATACAAACTGACCAACTACTGCTATAGCACTTTGCAAACCATACATGAAAATTTATTTGGACACTTACTATCACCAGCAACTGCGCTCGATGAAAGTCTTGcacaaggaacacaatcaattctGCCATCTTCAGCCCTCCTAAAATCATATACTATGAGGGCTACAAAGGCTGTCACTTGGAGAAGGAAATCCAGAAGGACTGCCATTGCTGCACAAGACGAATGGATTAGAAACTCCAAAAGGAATAGTTATGGATACAAGCAAGGGTATGTAAGGAAACCAACCAGCAAACATAGAAAATATTCTGGTGGCAGGCATTGGATTGATTGCACTGACAGAAAAGGCTAAAACTTCAGCCAAACTGGCTAACGTAATGGATGGCCCAACTTCCACCAATGCATTGCTTATACGTTCTTCCAATACCAAACCATCTGGTTGGCGCTTCACAGCATGCACAAGGATACACATGTTGTCCACACCGACCTAGCCAGTTACGTCCGTCAGTTTCATTTAGTTGCAGAGTGATAAGAACCGTAAAGATCAAATGAAGTAGCAGTACTAATCAACCACCAACTATCTTTCAAATAAATACTAATATGGTAAATACAACAAGAAAATATTGCCTAAAAACAAAACAAGAACTCAATGGACGACAATGCAACATCAATAACCACTGTGTTCACATATGTGGGAAAGCAGGCGTCAAAAACAACCTCATAATATTAAACATCAAGTTCTTGACAAGGATTAAACGTGATGGTGGTTTCACGGAAAACCTATTTTCGGCATAGATAATTCAATAATCAACATGAGAAGCGATGTTACAAATCAAATGTGTAGGTCATAAACGTATAAtggttttctttcacttttgttaGTGCAGCTAATCAAAGAAATACTGGGTTAACAAAGAGAAAACCAGCCACTGTTGTGCTGGGGACAGAAACTTACAGCTAGCACAAGAAAAGGAATTACTTCCATTATGATTAGAGTCGACTTCACTCCAATAGCACTAAAGAATCCGACTGATCCTAAAACTGAAAGCATTACCAGGACAACCCCAGATAAGCCAAGGAGTACCTGCAGTTTATCTTGTCAAATGAAACATAATGCAAGACAGCCCCACCATACTTAAAAATAATAATACTTATCAGAACATTAAACATGAGATCAAACTGTTATATGATTAAAAGACAAGTTTCTTATCAGAACATTTTACTTGGATTGTGTGCAACAGTTGTAGAGGGCCCTAATAATCTATGAAATAAATAACTCTGCAAAGTATAACCACCCCATCCCCAGTAGATGATGCTTTAGGAAGCATGCAGTCAAACTTCATAAAAAGTTCAGAAAACTACCTAGATTGCTTAGGGTGAAATAATTTTAGGAGACCTGGTCCACAAATTTACCCCCGTGGACCAACTCTAGCAATTGACACGTATTTCAGGAGAGAGAAAAAGTACAGAATTTGATTAGAATCTGATTGTCTACTTTTAGATTTAAACTGCCACGCATTCCACATGTCAATTGCTGCAGTTGGTCCATGGGGGTGAATTTGTGGACCAGGCTCATAAAATTATTTTCCACATATTGGAGAGTGTGCAAAGCAAAACTAGCATCTATTTTGGGATAGACCGAATATatgtactccctctgttcttaAAAAAGCTTTgcaactttttctagatacagATGAATCTATAGCTAAGACATGTCTATATaccttcatatctagacaaagtttggAAGCTTTTttagaaacggaggtagtatcttTAAAAAACTATAGCTGGTTGCTTAAAGTTTCATGGAGGTTATCTGAATTTTCTATGATATATTAAAATTTTGAGATACTGCAGGTAAATATAGTGAAATAACTAATTTAATATACTGAATCTAGAGCATAAGTATGTATCCATGTTATCACATTTGACATCTCCAACTTCTTTAACTATGTGACTCAAGATCAACCACAAGAAAATGTGTCGGCCCAACTAAAGTACTACCGACCATGCACTGTACACATTACTAAACGTATGGTCAACAACAATGAGTAAATGGTAAGTGATCTTTAGGTAATTCTTAAATAACGCAAACATAAGGAATAGGATACTCCAAGTATACCAATAGAATTAATCATGGGACAACTTTGTATTACTACTGCTGATTTGAAACATATGTGCGTGCCACTGACTGTCTCATTGACATGTAGGTCTGTGCACCCACATACCCTTTTTTAGGCTTACGGACCCATATTTGTCATACTCATAAAGTATTTGTGAGGCTTGGGAGTGGCATATACAGTATCTTCCCATCATTGATTATCATATCCATACCTTTGATGAAACAAATAATGACGAGAAACGAGAAGGACGGTCTCCAAGTGTGAATGATATGTATGCGAACATCACAATATAGCTTATCTGGTTTCAATTAAAGGAACAAATAAACATTACAATGTGTAGTCAAACAGGATATCTTTCACAATGGAAAAAAATGCTTTGCATATATCATATATTTACCACTATTGTAATTGCATCAGCTGTACTCTCTCTATGCAATTCGTCTTTGATAGAGCTCTCAGATGAAAAGGACAATGTAAGGTTCTGTGCTAATACCATTGGCAGTATTTCTTCCTGCGAAAAAATCACAAAAGTCATCACATGCGATTTTTGGTTCAAGTGAGATATACAAATCGCTAGGGTATGCACCTTCTTGTGAAGTTAGATCAAATGCTACAGAATGCTGTAACAAACTCTAGCAAGAAAAGAGTAAATACTAATCCCTCCATTCggaattataagatgttttggATATTTCAATGCGGAATACATACGGACTGAAATGTGTgaacagacacactgaaatgcGTCTAGATACATTCGGTTCAACAAAAActaaaacatcttataattcGGAACAGACTGATATGTGGGTTTTAATCCTAACAGAAAAAAGAGTCAGTTCCGTGCAATTTTAATCGCTGCTGTGCATGAAATGCAAATGACTTAGCAATCACGAAATAACCTTTTACAGGCATCTGGGGCTTCAACATGCCCGGTGAGTCCTCTCACTATATACGAAA
This region of Lolium perenne isolate Kyuss_39 chromosome 2, Kyuss_2.0, whole genome shotgun sequence genomic DNA includes:
- the LOC127335917 gene encoding uncharacterized protein isoform X2, which translates into the protein MSCSPNQSLFVNVNSVKQVNNTTTVDGIDYYITSNYGEELYNSCKEVKFGTLNTRAMDFLGGGAKSYKEWLAFLGRQANPNEPGSPYLITYRPDLSDSSGVKPLNATVYSCGDPSLGCSCGDCPSSSVCTGSLLPQLQTESSCSVKMGSLKAKCLDFSLVVVYLVLLCAILLWGLLYRTRGRKSFPTQKKQPKNADDKLRSNNNGNVPENSSVQVSRAASSSIIQTYMSTFFRKHGIFVTRHPLLVLFASLLVPILLCIGLIHFKVETRPEKLWVSPGSQTADEKQYFDSHLAPFYRIEQLVLATSASDQSEAPTIVNDNNLKLLFQIQKKIDDLRANYSGSVVSLADICLKPLSTDCATQSVLQYFQLDPKNYEDLGIDHARFCFQHYSSDVTCLSTFQSPVDPSTVLGGFPGSNFTEASAFVITYPVNNKVEKTGQENEKAMAWERAYINLVKEEILPMVLAQNLTLSFSSESSIKDELHRESTADAITIVISYIVMFAYISFTLGDRPSRFSSLFVSSKVLLGLSGVVLVMLSVLGSVGFFSAIGVKSTLIIMEVIPFLVLAVGVDNMCILVHAVKRQPDGLVLEERISNALVEVGPSITLASLAEVLAFSVSAINPMPATRIFSMFAAMAVLLDFLLQVTAFVALIVYDFRRAEDGRIDCVPCARLSSSAVAGDNDGHQGLNLVARYMKDVHGPILGYRAVKFIVIAVFVGFAFASIAMSTRLQPGLEQQIVLPRDSYLQGYFNDLEKYLKVGPPLYFVVKDFNYSSASENTNQICSINQCNSNSLLNEIARQSLSPETSYIAKPAASWLDDFLVWMSPEAFGCCRKFVSGNYCPPDDQPPCCEKDSGSCNPNGACSNCTTCFLHSDLHNGRPSTTQFKEKLPWFLDALPSSDCSKGGKGAYSTSLDLSGYENGTIQASAFRTYHTPLNKQADYVNSMRAARDFSSQMSRDLQMEVFPYSVFYIFFEQYLSVWKTAIMNICVCLGTVFIVCFVVTSSLWASTIILIVLAMIVLDLMGVMAVLGIQLNAISIVNLVMSIGIAVEFCVHITHAFMTGIGDRENRARQALSTMGASVFSGITLTKLVGVIVLRFAKSEVFVVYYFQMYLALVLIGFLHGLIFLPVVLSLCGPPEKTMKPIEQSQTPPSNEQT
- the LOC127335917 gene encoding uncharacterized protein isoform X1, encoding MGLVGRRRGAPGRAVFAAAATAVALMQIVLLVTPTGAQQSNGTSRVVPAEGYCSMYGICAHRSDGKVLNCANSTKAVKPDTLFSTRIQSLCPTITGDVCCSVDQFDTLHQQVQQAIPFLVGCPACLRNFLNLFCEMSCSPNQSLFVNVNSVKQVNNTTTVDGIDYYITSNYGEELYNSCKEVKFGTLNTRAMDFLGGGAKSYKEWLAFLGRQANPNEPGSPYLITYRPDLSDSSGVKPLNATVYSCGDPSLGCSCGDCPSSSVCTGSLLPQLQTESSCSVKMGSLKAKCLDFSLVVVYLVLLCAILLWGLLYRTRGRKSFPTQKKQPKNADDKLRSNNNGNVPENSSVQVSRAASSSIIQTYMSTFFRKHGIFVTRHPLLVLFASLLVPILLCIGLIHFKVETRPEKLWVSPGSQTADEKQYFDSHLAPFYRIEQLVLATSASDQSEAPTIVNDNNLKLLFQIQKKIDDLRANYSGSVVSLADICLKPLSTDCATQSVLQYFQLDPKNYEDLGIDHARFCFQHYSSDVTCLSTFQSPVDPSTVLGGFPGSNFTEASAFVITYPVNNKVEKTGQENEKAMAWERAYINLVKEEILPMVLAQNLTLSFSSESSIKDELHRESTADAITIVISYIVMFAYISFTLGDRPSRFSSLFVSSKVLLGLSGVVLVMLSVLGSVGFFSAIGVKSTLIIMEVIPFLVLAVGVDNMCILVHAVKRQPDGLVLEERISNALVEVGPSITLASLAEVLAFSVSAINPMPATRIFSMFAAMAVLLDFLLQVTAFVALIVYDFRRAEDGRIDCVPCARLSSSAVAGDNDGHQGLNLVARYMKDVHGPILGYRAVKFIVIAVFVGFAFASIAMSTRLQPGLEQQIVLPRDSYLQGYFNDLEKYLKVGPPLYFVVKDFNYSSASENTNQICSINQCNSNSLLNEIARQSLSPETSYIAKPAASWLDDFLVWMSPEAFGCCRKFVSGNYCPPDDQPPCCEKDSGSCNPNGACSNCTTCFLHSDLHNGRPSTTQFKEKLPWFLDALPSSDCSKGGKGAYSTSLDLSGYENGTIQASAFRTYHTPLNKQADYVNSMRAARDFSSQMSRDLQMEVFPYSVFYIFFEQYLSVWKTAIMNICVCLGTVFIVCFVVTSSLWASTIILIVLAMIVLDLMGVMAVLGIQLNAISIVNLVMSIGIAVEFCVHITHAFMTGIGDRENRARQALSTMGASVFSGITLTKLVGVIVLRFAKSEVFVVYYFQMYLALVLIGFLHGLIFLPVVLSLCGPPEKTMKPIEQSQTPPSNEQT